From a single Pyruvatibacter sp. genomic region:
- a CDS encoding acyl-CoA dehydrogenase family protein: MDMSFSADLDPFRNEVRSFFANDYPQDILEKVRAGHSLTTPEVRRAEMALGAKGWLASAWPREFGGPGWSIEEQYIFDEELERAGAPTVTPMGVIYVGPVIFNFGSDAQKEKWLGPTRRGEMGWAQGYSEPGSGSDLASLQFSAKREGDEFVLNGTKIWTSAAQHADWIFLLARTSKGERKQQGISFVCCEMDRDGVTLVPIIGIDGKHYLNQVIFEDVRVPVDYMIGEEGKGWEYSTYLLGNERTSYARIGAKRKMLSDLKDIARAAPMGGNAALYDDEVFRHKVADTEMRVDGLETTVLRILSSVAEGGSPGNEASTVKILATETHQRITELMVEACGRAAQIGSPDCSSPEWATDALTSYAPPSVSAYFAGRAQSIYGGTNEIQKNIIAKRVLGL, encoded by the coding sequence ATGGATATGAGTTTCAGCGCGGACCTTGATCCGTTCCGCAACGAAGTGCGCAGCTTTTTTGCCAATGACTATCCGCAGGACATTCTGGAAAAAGTCCGCGCCGGGCATTCGCTGACGACGCCTGAAGTGCGGCGCGCTGAAATGGCGCTGGGCGCTAAAGGCTGGCTGGCGTCTGCATGGCCTAGGGAGTTTGGCGGGCCGGGCTGGTCAATCGAGGAACAGTATATTTTTGACGAAGAGCTTGAGCGCGCCGGTGCGCCCACCGTAACGCCGATGGGGGTGATTTATGTGGGGCCGGTCATTTTCAATTTCGGCAGTGATGCCCAAAAGGAAAAATGGCTGGGGCCGACGCGCCGCGGCGAAATGGGGTGGGCGCAGGGATACAGCGAGCCCGGTTCGGGGTCTGATCTGGCGTCGTTGCAGTTTTCAGCCAAGCGCGAGGGCGATGAGTTTGTGCTCAACGGCACAAAAATCTGGACCTCGGCGGCGCAGCACGCTGACTGGATTTTTCTGCTGGCGCGCACGTCCAAAGGCGAGCGCAAGCAACAGGGCATCAGCTTTGTGTGTTGCGAAATGGACCGCGACGGCGTGACGCTGGTGCCGATCATCGGCATCGACGGCAAGCACTATCTCAATCAGGTGATATTTGAAGATGTGCGGGTGCCGGTTGATTACATGATTGGCGAGGAAGGCAAGGGCTGGGAATACTCCACCTACCTTCTGGGCAATGAGCGCACGTCGTATGCGCGTATCGGTGCCAAGCGTAAAATGCTGTCTGACCTCAAGGACATTGCGCGCGCTGCCCCCATGGGTGGCAACGCGGCGCTGTATGATGACGAAGTGTTCCGGCACAAGGTGGCGGATACGGAAATGCGCGTGGATGGGCTGGAAACAACCGTGCTGCGCATTTTGTCGTCTGTTGCCGAGGGCGGCTCGCCAGGCAACGAGGCCTCAACGGTGAAGATACTGGCGACGGAAACCCATCAGCGGATCACCGAACTGATGGTGGAAGCGTGTGGGCGCGCGGCACAGATCGGCAGTCCGGACTGTTCATCGCCGGAGTGGGCAACGGATGCGCTGACAAGCTATGCGCCACCGTCTGTCTCAGCCTACTTCGCAGGGCGCGCGCAGTCGATTTACGGCGGCACCAACGAGATTCAAAAGAACATCATCGCCAAGCGGGTGTTGGGGCTTTAG
- a CDS encoding enoyl-CoA hydratase-related protein, translating to MIAGKTIQMADHGPGSGTDRFDRYTRIRASRADGILTLMLSNPKLRNAVDEQMHHELAQIFVDAQEDDDSRVIVLTGDPDGNAFCAGGDIAWMKASLEGKGKGPGVSEGRRIVTSLLDLEKPIVAAINGPAVGLGATIALFCDVIFMGTTAQVADPHVRVGLVAGDGGAVIWPQLVGYARAKEYLMTGDAVPAAEAERIGLVNYVVPDDVLQAEAHKFASRLAAGAPQAIQHTKAAVNMELKRLAATVFDASLAYEMISFTKDDHREAVTAFLEKRKPAFTGN from the coding sequence GTGATTGCAGGGAAGACGATCCAGATGGCAGATCACGGGCCAGGTAGCGGGACAGATCGATTTGATCGCTACACACGCATACGTGCGTCGCGTGCGGACGGCATCCTGACGCTGATGCTTTCCAATCCAAAACTGCGCAATGCCGTTGATGAGCAGATGCATCACGAGCTTGCGCAGATATTTGTTGATGCACAGGAAGACGACGACAGCCGGGTGATCGTGCTGACCGGCGATCCCGATGGCAACGCATTTTGTGCCGGGGGCGATATCGCATGGATGAAGGCGAGCCTTGAGGGCAAAGGCAAGGGGCCGGGGGTCTCTGAAGGTCGCCGCATCGTCACAAGTCTGCTTGATCTGGAAAAGCCGATTGTCGCCGCCATCAACGGGCCTGCTGTGGGGCTGGGTGCGACGATCGCACTGTTTTGCGATGTCATCTTCATGGGCACCACGGCGCAGGTGGCAGATCCGCATGTGCGCGTCGGGCTCGTGGCGGGTGACGGCGGCGCTGTAATCTGGCCGCAACTTGTGGGCTATGCCCGCGCCAAGGAATATCTGATGACCGGAGATGCGGTGCCCGCTGCAGAAGCGGAGCGCATCGGCCTGGTCAATTACGTGGTACCCGACGACGTGTTGCAAGCCGAAGCGCACAAGTTTGCGTCGCGTCTTGCTGCCGGTGCTCCGCAGGCAATCCAGCACACCAAGGCTGCCGTCAACATGGAGCTCAAGCGGCTGGCCGCGACCGTGTTTGACGCATCTTTGGCCTATGAGATGATTTCCTTCACCAAAGATGATCACCGGGAGGCCGTGACAGCGTTTCTTGAAAAGCGCAAACCTGCCTTCACCGGAAATTGA
- a CDS encoding TetR/AcrR family transcriptional regulator, whose translation MNAKPQRIRRTPEMARDEIIDATEKALADVEFGALTVDAVMRHTGMTRSSFYHYFKSVDELALGFLDRLEQAIREPVDAWLNGRGSDDYQADTHTHLTAMFISMEPHRTAMLALVRASNNNAQVYDAWRARVIDDFITLTARFIRQQVMLGRSQVADPDRTARALILMNNALSNDNLLREKPDDPAAIGKTSADIWNAAIYGA comes from the coding sequence ATGAATGCAAAGCCCCAGCGCATCCGCCGGACACCGGAAATGGCGCGCGACGAAATCATTGATGCGACTGAAAAAGCGCTGGCCGACGTTGAGTTCGGCGCGTTGACGGTGGATGCTGTGATGCGCCACACCGGCATGACGCGCTCGTCGTTCTATCACTACTTCAAAAGCGTCGATGAACTGGCGTTGGGCTTTCTGGATCGGCTGGAGCAGGCCATCCGCGAGCCGGTAGATGCGTGGCTCAATGGCAGGGGCAGTGATGATTATCAGGCCGACACCCACACCCATCTCACCGCCATGTTCATTTCCATGGAGCCGCACCGCACCGCAATGCTGGCCCTGGTGCGCGCCAGCAACAACAACGCTCAGGTGTATGACGCTTGGCGCGCGCGGGTGATCGACGATTTCATCACCCTCACAGCGCGCTTCATCCGTCAGCAGGTGATGCTGGGCCGCTCTCAGGTCGCAGACCCGGACCGCACCGCCCGCGCGCTGATTTTGATGAACAACGCCTTGTCGAACGACAATCTGTTGCGGGAAAAACCAGACGACCCGGCAGCGATTGGCAAGACGTCGGCGGATATCTGGAACGCCGCAATTTATGGAGCGTAG
- a CDS encoding SDR family oxidoreductase, with amino-acid sequence MPGRVDGKMAMVTGGASGLGAATSRLLVAEGAKVVVADINLAGAQDVAAQINADFPDAAKAIELDVTSESGWQAALEEAVAFMGGLNILVNNAGIGGSAPVEDETFENWKKIQSVDLDSVFLGCKYALGHMKAHQPGAIVNISSIAGLIAGHNMGAYNAAKAGVWLFSKSVALHCAKRGYDIRSNSVHPTFIRTPILEGLFSRGMDVEEKLAKQVPLGRIGEPNDVAYAVLYLASDESRFVTGSEIKVDGGISAM; translated from the coding sequence ATGCCAGGACGTGTTGACGGGAAAATGGCGATGGTGACAGGCGGTGCGTCAGGGCTTGGCGCGGCAACGTCGCGGCTGCTGGTTGCTGAAGGCGCAAAGGTGGTTGTCGCCGACATCAACCTTGCCGGGGCACAGGACGTGGCGGCACAGATCAATGCTGATTTCCCTGATGCGGCCAAAGCCATTGAGCTTGATGTCACGTCTGAAAGTGGCTGGCAGGCAGCGCTTGAAGAGGCCGTGGCGTTCATGGGTGGGCTCAACATTCTGGTCAACAATGCGGGCATTGGTGGCTCGGCCCCTGTTGAAGACGAGACGTTTGAGAACTGGAAAAAGATCCAGTCGGTTGATCTCGACAGTGTTTTTCTGGGCTGCAAATATGCGCTTGGTCACATGAAGGCGCATCAGCCGGGCGCTATCGTCAACATTTCATCGATTGCCGGATTGATTGCCGGGCACAACATGGGTGCTTACAACGCGGCCAAGGCGGGCGTCTGGCTGTTCTCGAAGTCTGTGGCGCTGCATTGCGCAAAGCGCGGCTATGACATTCGCTCCAACTCGGTGCATCCGACATTCATCCGCACGCCGATCCTTGAAGGTCTGTTTTCGCGCGGCATGGATGTGGAAGAGAAGCTGGCTAAGCAGGTGCCGCTGGGGCGCATCGGTGAGCCAAACGACGTGGCCTATGCCGTGCTCTATCTGGCCAGCGATGAGAGCCGATTTGTAACAGGCTCTGAAATCAAGGTAGATGGCGGCATTTCAGCCATGTAG
- a CDS encoding acyl-CoA dehydrogenase family protein has translation MASDVAHTRDIGPKADGLVAAAHGFAGELRSRAAEIETARRLPQDIADRFAASGFYRMAVPASLGGLEASPQQISGVIDALAQADGSAAWCVMIGSTTGLTAAYLEPDAAARVYGDDPNTITAGVFAPMGVAEINGSTATVKGKWAWGSGSHNAQWVFGGARLMTGGEPILDDAGRPRTQMFAMAANDLTLHDNWDPSGLAGSGSSDFEARNLTVPIGHGADITRPPSLENPLYAFPVFGLLAVGIASVATGLARQAINEIIEIGGGKVPQGSRKTLAHRPQAQSELAIGEAELRAASAFLADAVGAAWDAAETNGAISVDQRRDLRLAATHATTASARVVDRMYLLGGGSSVHRSAPIQRAFRDVHVATQHMMTAPATWELTGRLLFGLETDTTTL, from the coding sequence ATGGCGAGCGATGTTGCCCACACACGTGATATTGGTCCAAAGGCAGATGGTCTGGTCGCGGCCGCCCACGGCTTTGCGGGCGAACTGCGCAGCCGCGCCGCCGAGATAGAAACAGCACGCCGGCTCCCGCAGGATATTGCCGACAGGTTTGCCGCCTCAGGCTTCTATCGCATGGCAGTGCCCGCAAGCCTTGGTGGCCTCGAAGCAAGCCCGCAGCAAATCTCCGGCGTAATCGATGCGCTTGCCCAGGCAGATGGGTCTGCGGCGTGGTGTGTGATGATCGGGTCCACCACCGGCCTGACCGCGGCCTATCTGGAGCCGGATGCGGCAGCGCGCGTTTATGGTGATGATCCCAATACGATCACTGCGGGCGTGTTCGCGCCCATGGGTGTGGCCGAAATCAACGGCAGCACCGCTACAGTCAAAGGCAAGTGGGCGTGGGGGTCGGGCTCGCACAATGCGCAATGGGTTTTTGGCGGCGCACGACTCATGACGGGCGGTGAACCGATCCTGGATGATGCGGGCCGTCCCCGCACCCAGATGTTTGCCATGGCCGCCAACGATCTTACGTTGCACGACAACTGGGATCCGTCAGGACTGGCGGGTAGCGGCAGCAGTGATTTTGAGGCCAGGAATCTGACTGTTCCCATCGGCCACGGGGCTGACATCACCCGTCCGCCATCGCTTGAAAACCCACTCTATGCGTTTCCGGTCTTCGGGCTGCTTGCCGTTGGCATTGCATCCGTTGCAACCGGCCTTGCGCGTCAGGCAATCAACGAGATTATTGAGATTGGTGGCGGGAAGGTGCCCCAGGGCAGTCGCAAGACGCTGGCGCATCGTCCACAGGCGCAAAGTGAGCTGGCGATTGGCGAAGCCGAGTTGCGTGCCGCCAGCGCCTTTCTGGCAGATGCTGTAGGTGCCGCATGGGACGCCGCCGAAACAAATGGTGCCATAAGTGTTGATCAGCGGCGCGATCTTCGGCTGGCTGCGACACACGCGACAACCGCTTCGGCCCGCGTGGTGGACCGGATGTATCTGCTGGGCGGCGGAAGCTCCGTACACAGATCAGCGCCAATTCAGCGCGCATTCCGCGATGTGCATGTGGCCACGCAACACATGATGACGGCTCCCGCCACCTGGGAGTTGACCGGCCGTTTGTTGTTCGGGCTGGAGACAGACACAACCACGCTTTAG
- a CDS encoding alpha/beta hydrolase — protein MAASFRIEGLDPELRRSAKRFGSLLKPSRLRYRLFNLLTRLARAPSLDGYVTSTQQVPRSNGDGTIRTRILRPAHASGDLPCLLYLHGGGYALGSPDVSGDAMALFAGAHDCVIVAPAYRRSLEAPYPAAIDDCHDALVWVRDNAKTLGIRTDQIFVGGHSAGGGLTAALSLRARDRKSVRIAFQMPIYPMIDDRMQNASAQGNTAPVWNTATNSFAWALYLKGLHDAGAPIPADAAAARAVDYSGLPPTATFVGDLEPFADETVAYVEALRGAGVEVAFEMYSGCYHAFDMLAPDAAVSKRARAFIGDAFARACRTHFADQY, from the coding sequence ATGGCCGCATCGTTTCGCATTGAAGGTCTCGACCCGGAGCTTCGCAGGTCTGCCAAACGGTTTGGCTCGCTGCTTAAGCCATCGCGACTGCGGTATCGGCTGTTTAACCTGCTCACACGCCTTGCACGGGCACCTTCCCTTGACGGCTATGTGACCAGTACGCAGCAGGTGCCGCGATCCAACGGTGACGGCACCATACGTACGCGCATTTTGCGTCCGGCACATGCGTCGGGCGATTTGCCCTGCCTGTTGTATCTGCATGGCGGGGGGTATGCGCTGGGGTCACCCGATGTATCGGGTGACGCAATGGCGCTTTTTGCCGGAGCGCATGACTGTGTGATTGTCGCCCCTGCCTATCGCCGCTCGCTCGAGGCGCCGTATCCGGCAGCCATTGACGACTGCCATGACGCATTGGTGTGGGTGCGCGACAATGCCAAAACACTTGGCATACGGACGGATCAGATTTTCGTTGGCGGACACAGCGCTGGTGGTGGCCTGACGGCGGCGCTCAGCTTGCGGGCCCGCGACCGCAAGTCTGTTCGTATTGCGTTTCAGATGCCGATCTATCCGATGATTGATGATCGAATGCAAAACGCGTCGGCGCAGGGCAATACGGCACCTGTGTGGAATACGGCGACCAACAGCTTTGCGTGGGCGTTGTATCTCAAGGGCCTGCATGATGCGGGGGCCCCGATCCCTGCCGATGCTGCTGCGGCTCGGGCGGTGGATTATTCGGGTCTTCCGCCCACGGCGACATTTGTCGGCGACCTAGAGCCTTTTGCGGATGAGACCGTGGCCTATGTGGAGGCGCTGCGCGGTGCGGGCGTCGAGGTGGCGTTTGAAATGTATTCAGGCTGCTACCATGCCTTCGACATGCTTGCCCCGGACGCGGCAGTCAGCAAACGGGCGCGCGCGTTCATAGGTGACGCTTTTGCGCGGGCGTGCAGAACGCACTTCGCTGACCAATATTGA
- a CDS encoding methylated-DNA--[protein]-cysteine S-methyltransferase translates to MHILKRDLRYTYIPSPLGDLLVAGDGEHLHLISFPTGNKKVSQASHWREDAAVFRPVKQQLDAYFAGDLTTFDIPLTLQGTDFQNLIWKNLATIPYGETATYGEMAKRAGRPKASRAVGAANGANPLPIILPCHRVIGSTGALTGFGGGMDAKKFLLRLEGASAVQGPML, encoded by the coding sequence ATGCATATTCTAAAGCGTGATCTGCGTTACACCTACATTCCAAGTCCGCTGGGTGATTTGCTGGTGGCCGGTGACGGCGAACACCTGCACCTCATCAGCTTTCCCACCGGCAACAAGAAAGTGTCCCAAGCCAGCCACTGGCGGGAAGATGCCGCGGTGTTTCGCCCCGTGAAGCAACAACTGGACGCCTATTTCGCTGGCGACCTCACCACGTTCGATATACCGCTGACACTTCAGGGCACGGACTTTCAAAACCTGATCTGGAAAAACCTCGCCACCATTCCCTACGGCGAAACGGCGACCTATGGCGAGATGGCGAAACGCGCCGGCCGCCCCAAAGCCAGCCGCGCCGTCGGTGCCGCCAACGGTGCCAACCCCTTGCCCATCATCCTCCCCTGCCACCGCGTCATCGGCTCAACCGGCGCACTGACGGGCTTTGGGGGTGGTATGGACGCCAAAAAGTTTTTGTTGCGGCTTGAGGGAGCGAGTGCCGTGCAGGGCCCGATGCTCTAG
- a CDS encoding enoyl-CoA hydratase/isomerase family protein: MDGLQFTSIERRGPVAIVRLDRGDGLNALSRAAMRELTHIAHEFRDDIETHVIVLTGTDKIFSAGADLKDPEMASGSAGGLMARRHALRVGPDMCDAWEDLEQLTICAIEGHCIGGGVALVGACDIRIAGASASFRLPEIPLGMNMSWHSNPRLVNLMGPARTKLFVILGEALKAADALDWGLVEEVVDQGTALDAALDLAGRAAAVPPVPLRMSKQSIEMAAKALNPVSTYMDRDQFALAATGKDQREAITAFLEKRAPNFTGE, from the coding sequence ATGGATGGCTTGCAATTCACATCCATTGAGCGCCGCGGGCCGGTTGCCATTGTCCGGCTTGATCGTGGTGACGGGCTGAACGCCCTGTCCCGCGCGGCCATGCGCGAACTCACTCACATTGCGCATGAGTTCCGGGATGATATTGAAACCCATGTAATTGTCCTTACCGGAACCGACAAAATATTCAGCGCCGGCGCAGACCTCAAGGATCCGGAGATGGCCAGCGGCAGTGCGGGTGGCCTGATGGCGCGCCGCCATGCGCTGCGGGTGGGGCCTGACATGTGCGACGCATGGGAAGACCTTGAGCAGCTTACGATCTGCGCGATTGAAGGCCACTGTATTGGCGGCGGGGTGGCGCTGGTTGGCGCGTGCGATATTCGAATTGCGGGTGCATCGGCCTCTTTCCGTTTGCCGGAAATTCCGCTGGGCATGAACATGAGCTGGCACTCCAACCCGCGTCTGGTGAACCTGATGGGCCCGGCGCGCACAAAGCTGTTTGTCATTCTGGGCGAGGCGCTCAAGGCAGCCGATGCGCTGGACTGGGGACTGGTCGAGGAGGTGGTTGACCAGGGTACGGCACTTGACGCAGCCCTTGATCTCGCAGGACGCGCAGCGGCTGTTCCGCCAGTGCCGTTGCGCATGTCGAAGCAATCCATCGAGATGGCCGCCAAGGCGTTGAACCCTGTTTCAACCTATATGGACCGCGACCAGTTTGCGCTGGCGGCCACCGGCAAAGATCAGCGCGAGGCGATTACGGCTTTCCTTGAAAAGCGCGCACCCAATTTCACCGGCGAATAG
- a CDS encoding GFA family protein, with the protein MMATLEGHCLCGKVSYSSTSEPLATLICHCKNCQRQAGAAFSINVVVPTDSITSTGTLKTFKDNADSGNTVDREFCPECGSPLFSKPSANAGITVIKAGTLNDTSALAPGLQLWCDSAQNWVHLDDKLTSFPGNMPG; encoded by the coding sequence ATGATGGCCACTCTTGAAGGACACTGCCTGTGTGGCAAGGTCAGCTACTCATCCACCTCAGAGCCCCTGGCAACGCTGATCTGCCACTGCAAGAACTGCCAGCGTCAGGCCGGAGCAGCGTTTTCAATCAATGTTGTGGTGCCGACAGACTCGATCACCAGCACCGGCACTCTCAAGACGTTCAAGGATAATGCAGACAGCGGCAACACCGTGGACCGCGAGTTCTGCCCTGAATGCGGGTCGCCGCTATTCTCTAAACCATCCGCAAATGCGGGCATTACAGTTATCAAGGCCGGCACGCTGAACGACACGTCTGCGCTTGCCCCGGGCCTGCAGCTTTGGTGCGACAGCGCGCAAAACTGGGTGCATCTTGACGACAAGCTGACGAGTTTTCCCGGCAACATGCCCGGTTAG
- a CDS encoding NAD(P)/FAD-dependent oxidoreductase has product MNMHANNIAGGARAPWAKAGTQPRVAIIGAGMSGISAVVKLRQAGYTDLTVYEKTGKVGGTWRENQYPGLSCDVPSRWYSFSFNLNPDWSHRFSYGPEIQAYMEDTANKFGVTDIVKFNTPVADLTYEGPQWRLTTGDGTVEHYDVVISATGVLHKPAFPNIDGLDTFEGDMFHTARWDHGVKLEGRKVGIIGTGSTAAQIIGAITHKVGTMNVFQRTPQWMIPLPQKEYATGWKWLLRTFPALQKLTYNFYFKAMSKNFGAATTGDQKKLADIQEACTKHLEEAVADPELRAKLTPDYQAACKRLIFCSDFYPAISRDNANLITEGITRITPTGIETVDGKLHELDVLILATGFDAAAFILPTKVTGENGQDLGEAWDGSPRAHRAVAMPGFPNFWMLEGPTGPVGNLSLITISEYQVDYIISMLNKMRDDRLEAVSARQDAYQHYNEDMGKQMPNTVWASGGCTSWYFDKSGNPNLYPYPPHRYLDDMHDPDFSEFRLIADVKEMQAANA; this is encoded by the coding sequence ATGAACATGCACGCAAACAACATTGCCGGCGGCGCGCGCGCGCCCTGGGCCAAGGCAGGCACGCAACCGCGCGTGGCGATCATCGGCGCGGGCATGTCGGGCATTTCCGCTGTCGTGAAGCTGCGGCAGGCGGGCTACACCGACCTCACGGTCTATGAAAAGACCGGCAAAGTGGGCGGCACATGGCGCGAAAACCAGTATCCCGGCCTTTCATGCGATGTGCCGTCACGCTGGTATTCCTTTTCGTTCAACCTCAATCCCGACTGGTCGCACCGTTTTTCATATGGCCCCGAAATCCAGGCCTATATGGAGGACACGGCAAACAAGTTCGGCGTCACCGACATCGTGAAGTTCAACACCCCCGTCGCCGACCTCACCTATGAAGGCCCCCAATGGCGACTGACAACGGGTGATGGAACCGTGGAGCACTATGACGTGGTGATCTCAGCCACCGGCGTGCTGCACAAACCAGCTTTCCCCAACATTGACGGCCTCGACACATTTGAGGGCGACATGTTTCATACCGCCCGCTGGGACCACGGCGTGAAACTGGAAGGCCGCAAGGTCGGCATCATCGGCACCGGCTCAACGGCCGCCCAGATCATTGGCGCGATCACCCACAAGGTGGGAACCATGAACGTGTTTCAGCGCACCCCGCAATGGATGATCCCACTGCCACAAAAGGAATATGCCACCGGCTGGAAGTGGCTGCTGCGCACGTTTCCCGCGCTGCAAAAACTCACTTACAATTTCTACTTCAAGGCCATGTCCAAGAACTTTGGCGCGGCGACCACCGGCGACCAAAAGAAACTCGCAGACATTCAGGAAGCCTGCACAAAACACCTTGAAGAGGCTGTGGCAGACCCGGAACTGCGCGCCAAGCTCACACCGGACTATCAGGCAGCCTGCAAACGCCTGATCTTCTGCTCCGATTTTTATCCCGCCATCTCGCGCGACAATGCCAACCTCATCACGGAAGGCATTACCCGCATTACGCCAACCGGCATTGAGACCGTTGACGGCAAACTCCATGAGCTGGACGTCCTCATTCTCGCCACCGGCTTTGATGCGGCAGCGTTCATTCTGCCCACCAAAGTCACCGGCGAAAACGGGCAGGATCTGGGCGAAGCATGGGACGGCTCACCGCGCGCCCACCGTGCGGTAGCCATGCCGGGCTTCCCCAACTTCTGGATGCTGGAAGGCCCCACCGGACCGGTCGGTAACCTGTCGCTGATTACCATCTCGGAATATCAGGTGGATTACATCATCAGCATGCTGAACAAAATGCGTGACGACAGACTCGAGGCTGTGTCTGCCAGGCAGGATGCCTACCAGCACTACAACGAAGATATGGGCAAGCAAATGCCCAATACCGTGTGGGCATCAGGCGGCTGCACAAGCTGGTATTTCGACAAATCCGGCAACCCCAACCTCTACCCCTACCCGCCACATCGCTATCTCGACGACATGCATGACCCGGATTTTTCCGAGTTCCGTCTGATTGCGGATGTAAAGGAGATGCAGGCAGCTAACGCCTAG
- a CDS encoding aldehyde reductase — protein MSDQIDKSAPVLVTGASGYIAQQVILLLLQKGYKVRGTVRSLDKAPALKALLAAQDPRANEIEMFAADLMSDAGWDEAVAGCTYVHHIASPIPPELPKDPNDLIVPARDGALRALRASKAAGVKRVILTSSVAAIAYGYDDQPEILSEADWSNPDNLKDNTAYTRSKTIAEKAAWEYLSGPGQGMEMATVNPSAVLGPVLSGDFSASVGILTQLMGGKLPATPSVGFQIVDVRDVAATHVAAMETPGAAGHRFIAASDYYWFADIAKLLREEFPAQRKKIPTRKLPSFLLRFLSIFNPVMKQVVPELDKKRVVTNTKAQEMLGVTFRPGREAILAGAKSLIDHNVV, from the coding sequence ATGTCAGACCAGATCGACAAATCCGCGCCCGTTCTCGTCACCGGCGCGTCAGGCTATATCGCCCAGCAGGTGATCCTGCTGTTGCTGCAAAAGGGCTACAAGGTACGCGGCACCGTGCGCTCGCTCGACAAGGCCCCGGCACTCAAAGCGCTGCTCGCGGCGCAGGACCCGCGCGCCAACGAGATAGAGATGTTTGCTGCCGACCTGATGTCCGACGCAGGCTGGGACGAAGCCGTGGCAGGCTGCACCTATGTGCATCACATAGCATCGCCCATTCCGCCTGAACTGCCCAAAGACCCCAACGACCTTATCGTGCCCGCCCGCGACGGTGCACTGCGCGCCCTCAGGGCGTCCAAGGCTGCGGGAGTTAAGCGTGTGATCCTCACATCATCGGTCGCAGCCATCGCCTATGGCTATGACGACCAGCCCGAAATCCTCTCGGAAGCGGACTGGTCGAACCCCGACAATCTCAAGGACAACACCGCCTACACCCGCTCAAAAACGATCGCGGAAAAAGCAGCATGGGAGTATCTCTCAGGCCCCGGCCAGGGAATGGAGATGGCAACGGTGAACCCATCCGCCGTGCTCGGCCCGGTGTTGAGCGGCGACTTTTCAGCCTCGGTCGGGATTCTGACCCAGCTCATGGGCGGCAAACTTCCGGCCACCCCAAGTGTGGGCTTCCAGATCGTTGACGTGCGAGATGTCGCCGCTACCCATGTTGCCGCCATGGAAACACCAGGCGCGGCAGGGCATCGCTTCATCGCCGCAAGTGACTATTACTGGTTTGCCGACATCGCAAAGCTGCTGCGTGAAGAGTTTCCTGCCCAGCGCAAAAAGATTCCGACGCGCAAGCTGCCCAGCTTCCTGTTGCGGTTCCTGTCCATCTTCAACCCGGTCATGAAACAGGTGGTGCCTGAACTCGACAAGAAGCGCGTCGTGACCAACACCAAGGCGCAGGAGATGCTCGGCGTCACCTTCCGCCCCGGCAGGGAAGCCATCCTCGCCGGTGCCAAATCCCTGATCGACCACAACGTGGTGTAG
- a CDS encoding glutathione S-transferase N-terminal domain-containing protein yields the protein MPPSITLYTGPTPNGRKISIALEEMGLPYTLEYVDILAGDQHKPEFLALNPNNKFPVIIDADGPDGAPLTLWESGAILWYLAEKTGQFLPASGTARHLTHQWLMFQMASVGPMFGQFAHFFFYAKEKHPYSIARYQSEMQRLLAVMDEHLAKSEWFAGDAYTIADMAVLPWVEGTVDVPGIDGIDNLRAWVHRLKERPAVMRGLDVGRETVRAETVEGGMKGFSDEHRSQLFGTAQYTRTK from the coding sequence ATGCCACCCTCCATCACACTTTATACCGGCCCCACCCCCAACGGCCGCAAGATTTCCATTGCCCTTGAGGAAATGGGCCTGCCCTATACGCTCGAATACGTGGATATTCTGGCTGGCGATCAGCACAAGCCGGAGTTTCTTGCCCTCAACCCCAACAACAAGTTTCCCGTCATCATTGATGCCGACGGACCCGACGGCGCACCGCTGACGCTGTGGGAGTCAGGGGCAATTTTGTGGTATCTGGCTGAAAAGACGGGGCAGTTCCTGCCCGCATCCGGCACCGCCCGCCACCTGACCCATCAATGGCTGATGTTTCAGATGGCCAGCGTCGGGCCGATGTTCGGCCAGTTCGCGCACTTCTTTTTTTACGCCAAGGAAAAACACCCCTATTCCATCGCCCGCTACCAGTCTGAGATGCAACGCCTGCTTGCCGTGATGGATGAGCATCTGGCCAAGTCAGAATGGTTTGCAGGCGACGCCTACACCATTGCCGACATGGCCGTGTTGCCATGGGTGGAGGGCACAGTGGATGTGCCTGGTATTGACGGCATCGACAATCTGCGCGCCTGGGTGCATCGCCTCAAGGAGCGCCCCGCTGTCATGCGCGGGCTGGATGTGGGCCGCGAGACGGTGCGCGCTGAAACCGTCGAAGGGGGCATGAAGGGATTTAGCGACGAGCACCGCTCGCAACTTTTCGGCACCGCGCAGTACACACGCACAAAATAG